A window of the Lactobacillus amylovorus DSM 20531 genome harbors these coding sequences:
- a CDS encoding metal ABC transporter solute-binding protein, Zn/Mn family: MKLKKVFLLITTLLGIVLTLTACSTKREANTKNHKVDIVTSTNIYANIARNIVGKHGEVQAIITNGDTDPHDFEPTTNSAKEVANANIVIANGLGYDDWMTKLADSNDIHVTKVGEQLMGLKQGDNPHIWYNLDMPKRYVNYIVKRASQIDPKNAAYFRKNGRNYLKKIQNIKELAAQIDGKHSKPVFVSEPVFDYALERCHFKIGNTAFEEAVENETDPSAQVVHNMQQSIKHKKISFFVNNVQASSSTVNGMVKLANQNQIPVLKVRETMPNGTSYYEWMRGNYQKLFDIFSK; the protein is encoded by the coding sequence ATGAAGTTAAAGAAAGTATTTTTATTAATCACGACTTTATTAGGGATAGTTTTAACTCTAACTGCATGTTCTACAAAAAGAGAAGCAAATACTAAAAATCATAAAGTAGATATTGTAACTTCAACTAATATCTATGCAAATATTGCCAGAAATATCGTAGGTAAACACGGAGAAGTTCAAGCTATTATTACTAATGGCGACACTGATCCTCATGATTTTGAACCTACTACCAATTCTGCTAAAGAAGTAGCTAACGCGAATATCGTAATTGCTAATGGCTTGGGTTACGATGATTGGATGACTAAATTAGCTGATTCGAATGATATTCATGTGACCAAAGTTGGTGAACAACTTATGGGCTTAAAGCAGGGCGATAATCCGCATATTTGGTATAACTTGGATATGCCTAAACGATATGTAAATTACATTGTGAAACGGGCAAGCCAGATTGATCCAAAGAATGCGGCATATTTTAGAAAAAATGGCCGAAACTATTTAAAGAAAATTCAGAATATCAAGGAGCTTGCTGCTCAAATTGATGGAAAACACTCTAAGCCCGTATTTGTCAGTGAGCCGGTATTTGACTATGCTCTTGAACGTTGCCACTTTAAGATCGGAAATACTGCCTTTGAAGAGGCCGTAGAGAATGAGACGGACCCTAGTGCACAGGTAGTTCATAATATGCAGCAATCCATTAAGCATAAGAAGATTTCTTTCTTCGTTAATAATGTTCAAGCTTCAAGCAGCACTGTCAATGGAATGGTTAAATTAGCTAACCAAAATCAGATCCCTGTCTTGAAGGTGAGAGAGACCATGCCTAATGGCACAAGCTATTACGAGTGGATGCGTGGCAATTATCAAAAATTATTTGATATTTTTTCAAAATAA